The stretch of DNA ATTCCGATCGCAAACAAGATGATTGAAGGGAATACAATTACATTAGGACCATATTGATCGATCCATTTGCCTGTAAAAGGTCGAGACAATAACAAAATAATTGCATATACCACAAAGAACAAACTTGAAACTTCGGCAAGATGTATTTCAGTTGCATAGACGGACACAAAGGAAAGAAGGGCAGAATAGACAATGGCTAAGAAGCAGCCAACAATAGCAATCGATACTGCTGAAGGTTCAATAAAGTTCTTTAATGAAAATGCAGGTAGGATTACTCGTTGATCACGTTCTTCAGACTTAGTTAATTTGACTGTAAGACCGGTAATAAGTGCCCCGATAGCAACAATGACTGTTATGACGAACATTGTGTTAGCACCCCACTGTTGAATAACTGTCAGCCCTACAAACGGTCCTAATACCATCGCCATGTTTGTCGACATAACAAAGTATCCCATTCCTTCTCCTCTTCGAGAGCTTGGGATGAGGTCTGCCACAATCGCTCCTACTGCCGTGGTTGCCATTCCAAATCCAACTCCATGTAATAAACGAATAACCAGGAATCCAGTTACTGTTTTTGGGAAAAAATATAGGAGAGAAGCAGCAGCGAATATAATTAGCGCAGTCAAAAGGACTTTTTTATTGCTGCCTCGTTCAAGCATTTGTCCAGCAAGTGGACGAGATAGGATGGCAGAAAACAAGAATACAGTTGTCATTAACCCCGCTTGTGAAGCATTGCTATCAAATTCCTGTAACGCAAAAATAGGCAATGTTACTAGTAAGATATAAAAAGTCAAAAAGAGGAAAAAGTTACTCAAAGAAATACTAATAAAATCTTTCGTCCATAGTTTAGGTTTGTTCATGTTTTGCACTCCTTTACAATAGCTGTTTTAACCAAACGCTTTGTAAGTTTAATAATTGTTGTTGAGAGGTTTCGGGGAAATTCCCCAGTAAAGCCTGGTTGCACTGGGTAACAGCATTTTCCCATTTAGGAAATTCCTTTACTGCTTCCTCCGTTAATTGGATAAACTTTTCACGTTTGTCCTTGCCCGGAATTTGTTTTACATAGCCTTGTTTAACAAGGCGTTGAATCGTTCGAGTCATAGGAGGCGCTTCAACAAATAAGTACTCAGAGAGTTCTTTTTGAGTTAATGAGCCTTTGATATGTAAAACATAGAGGACAGACCATTGGGCGGAAAATAATCCAAAAGGTTTTAGTGCTTCATTTAGTTGATTGGTTAATTGGCGGGAAAGTTGATGAAGAGTATGAAATAATGCATGGTTGGTCAAATTAAGTTCACCCCGAAATAATAGTTACTTAGGTAATTAATATGTTTACCTAGGTAACTATATGACTTTTCCGAAGAAATGTCAAGGATTGAAGTCTTAAGAAGTAGCTGGCGGGATTAATTCTAAACAATAAAAAGTCCGCGGAATCCATTCCGCGGACTTCATTTATCTTAAAACATTAAAGTATCGTGCCTCTGGATGGGCAAAGACCATGGCTGAAACAGAAGCTTCTGGTTCCATCATACAGCCTTCGGTTAATTCAATCCCAATTTCTTCTGGTTGAATCAATCCAAATAATTTCTTCTGATCTTCTAAATCAGGACATGCTGGGTAACCAAAAGAGAATCGCTGTCCCTGATATTTAGCTGTAAATCGATCCTGCATCGTAAACGTTAACGGATCTGGGAATCCCCAACGGTCGCGCATTTGACGATGAATTAATTCAGCAAAGCCCTCTGCCGTTTCTAGCGCTAAGG from Neobacillus sp. CF12 encodes:
- a CDS encoding MarR family transcriptional regulator — translated: MTNHALFHTLHQLSRQLTNQLNEALKPFGLFSAQWSVLYVLHIKGSLTQKELSEYLFVEAPPMTRTIQRLVKQGYVKQIPGKDKREKFIQLTEEAVKEFPKWENAVTQCNQALLGNFPETSQQQLLNLQSVWLKQLL
- a CDS encoding MFS transporter, producing MNKPKLWTKDFISISLSNFFLFLTFYILLVTLPIFALQEFDSNASQAGLMTTVFLFSAILSRPLAGQMLERGSNKKVLLTALIIFAAASLLYFFPKTVTGFLVIRLLHGVGFGMATTAVGAIVADLIPSSRRGEGMGYFVMSTNMAMVLGPFVGLTVIQQWGANTMFVITVIVAIGALITGLTVKLTKSEERDQRVILPAFSLKNFIEPSAVSIAIVGCFLAIVYSALLSFVSVYATEIHLAEVSSLFFVVYAIILLLSRPFTGKWIDQYGPNVIVFPSIILFAIGMFVLSQSGSALTFLVSAGMIGLGWGTLFPTFQTIAIQNAAPRKRGLATATFLSIYDIGIALGSFFVGLIAAKMDFSSLYFLCSFYILIGAVLYYFLQVRKPEMKRQQYLKVKEQ